One Channa argus isolate prfri chromosome 15, Channa argus male v1.0, whole genome shotgun sequence DNA segment encodes these proteins:
- the dctn5 gene encoding dynactin subunit 5: protein MELSEILYNKAEYIETASGNKVSRQSVLCGSQNIVLNGKTIVMNDCIIRGDLANVRVGRHCVVKSRSVIRPPFKKFSKGVAFFPLHIGDHVFIEEDCVVNAAQIGSYVHIGKNCVIGRRCVLKDCCKILDNTVLPPETVVPPFTVFSGCPGLFSGELPECTQELMIDVTKSYYQKFLPLSQI, encoded by the exons ATGGAGTTGTCAGAAATACTGTACAACAAAGCAGAGTATATTGAGAcg GCTTCTGGCAACAAAGTGAGCAGACAGTCGGTGCTTTGTGGAAGCCAAAATATCGTCCTCAATGGCAaa ACTATTGTCATGAATGACTGTATCATCAGAGGAGACCTGGCTAATGTCAGGGTGGGCAGACACTGTGTTGTGAAGAGTCGTAGTGTCATTCGACCACCTTTTAAAAAGTTCAGCAAAGG AGTAGCATTCTTTCCGCTGCACATAGGGGATCATGTGTTCATCGAGGAGGACTGTGTAGTCAACGCAGCGCAGATCGGTTCCTACGTTCACATTGGGAAAAACTGTGTCATA GGCCGTCGCTGTGTGCTGAAGGATTGCTGTAAGATCTTAGACAACACTGTGCTTCCTCCTGAGACAGTGGTACCACCTTTCACTGTCTTCTCTGGATGCCCAG gcCTTTTTTCAGGAGAGCTCCCAGAGTGCACGCAGGAGCTGATGATTGATGTGACCAAGAGCTACTACCAGAAGTTCCTCCCCCTTAGCCAGATCTGA
- the ndufab1b gene encoding NADH:ubiquinone oxidoreductase subunit AB1b, with product MATRALLQCVRSVARPSLRLCTGNLAVRAVAAPAPAFFRGHCFTADSRRTRLLGNSRISSVGILCRQYGDLPPLTLETIKERVMYVLKLYDKINPEKLQTSSHFMKDLGLDSLDQVEIIMAMEDEFGFEIPDAEAEKLMTPEEIVQYIADKKDVYE from the exons ATGGCGACCCGTGCCCTGCTGCAATGTGTCCGCTCGGTCGCCCGGCCCTCTCTGAGGCTTTGTACCGGCAACCTAGCAGTCAGAGCTGTTGCCGCTCCGGCGCCAGCCTTCTTCCGAGGCCACTGCTTCACCGCAGACAGCCGGAGGACGCGGTTGCTCGGGAACAGCCGG ATCTCCTCAGTGGGCATCCTGTGCCGACAGTATGGAGATCTGCCCCCTCTGACCCTAGAGACCATCAAAGAGCGCGTCATGTACGTGCTTAAGCTCTACGACAAGATTAACCCAGAGAAG ctgcagaCATCCTCCCACTTCATGAAAGACCTGGGTCTAGACAGCCTGGACCAGGTGGAGATCATCATGGCCATGGAGGATGAGTTTG GCTTTGAGATCCCAGACGCAGAAGCAGAGAAGTTGATGACTCCTGAGGAGATTGTACAATACATCGCAGACAAGAAGGATGTTTATGAATAA